In Drosophila santomea strain STO CAGO 1482 chromosome 2L, Prin_Dsan_1.1, whole genome shotgun sequence, a single window of DNA contains:
- the LOC120458949 gene encoding uncharacterized protein LOC120458949 translates to MSTQQQQLDYIERHLVYEIFKDFGANASLESHSVECSNGLDGFMSALYTISLDVVIAERKRTEVVLVKFMKGTEEFRETSNSYIQFSNEIFAYAEILPAYENVLRTSHLESDVVKNWIPRCYFARFGQVEGLGNGRESVLALKHLKGDGYQLGPRLTLRRDHLEAMVGLVGPYHALGYATKILQPNVHARLRAGVLDMPFVSSSGTGVFDVLYRVAFDRFYEFYDRQKEQLLQGADAGFEVAIERLREKYFKQPTLLLERIRTNSFAEDQPDSHFATFLHGDYNRNNVLFHYGADDKVDSIRTIDFQELRFSTTAIDLSFFMYMNTPSEGRDELYADLLRKYHRSMIEMLELVLRRNRNELTDDRVDQLLQEFSFERFNAHFKRYAFYGPMVCMHFLPWLLSSEKDCAELSRLFETDMHGPAFHQLSLDIGGDVANQEIFKTVRHAYEHGYMDAI, encoded by the exons ATGTCaacgcaacagcagcagttagACTATATCGAGCGCCACCTGGTGTACGAAATCTTCAAGGACTTCGGTGCCAATGCTTCGCTGGAATCGCACAGCGTAGAGTGCTCCAATGGACTGGACGGCTTCATGTCCGCCTTGTACACCATTTCGCTGGACGTGGTCATCGCGGAGCGCAAGCGCACGGAGGTGGTCCTGGTCAAGTTCATGAAGGGAACGGAGGAGTTCCGGGAGACCAGCAATTCGTACATTCAATTTTCCAACGAAATCTTCGCCTACGCCGAGATCCTGCCCGCCTATGAGAATGTCCTGCGGACGAGTCATCTGGAAAGCGATGTGGTGAAGAACTGGATTCCGCGTTGCTACTTCGCCCGGTTTGGTCAGGTCGAAG GTCTCGGGAATGGTAGGGAATCGGTGCTGGCCCTGAAACATCTGAAGGGCGATGGCTACCAGTTGGGTCCAAGGCTCACCCTTCGTCGGGATCATCTGGAGGCCATGGTGGGGCTGGTGGGTCCGTACCATGCCCTGGGCTATGCCACGAAGATCCTCCAGCCGAACGTTCATGCTCGCTTACGCGCCGGAGTGCTGGACATGCCCTTCGTGTCCAGCTCGGGAACGGGCGTCTTTGATGTCCTGTATCGCGTGGCTTTCGACCGGTTCTACGAGTTCTACGACCGGCAGAAGGAGCAGCTCCTCCAGGGGGCAGATGCCGGATTCGAGGTCGCCATCGAGCGACTGCGGGAGAAGTACTTCAAGCAGCCGACACTTCTGCTGGAGAGAATTCGCACCAATTCCTTTGCCGAAGATCAGCCGGACAGCCACTTTGCCACCTTCCTGCACGGCGACTACAACAGGAACAATGTGCTGTTCCACTACGGAGCCGATGATAAGGTGGATTCTATCAGAACCATCGATTTCCAGGAGCTGCGTTTCAGCACCACGGCCATTGACCTCAGCTTCTTCATGTACATGAACACGCCATCCGAGGGAAGGGACGAGCTCTACGCAGACTTGTTACGCAAGTACCATCGCAGCATGATCGAAATGCTGGAACTGGTTTTGCGCCGCAACCGAAACGAGTTGACCGATGATCGGGTGGATCAGTTGCTGCAGGAATTCAGCTTTGAACGCTTCAATGCCCACTTCAAACGATATGCCTTCTACGGACCAATGGTGTGCATGCACTTCCTTCCCTGGCTGCTCAGCTCTGAGAAGGATTGCGCCGAGCTGTCCCGCCTTTTCGAAACGGATATGCACGGGCCTGCCTTCCACCAGTTGTCCTTGGACATTGGAGGCGATGTGGCGAACCAGGAGATTTTCAAGACCGTGCGGCATGCCTATGAGCATGGCTACATGGACGCGATTTAG